The following proteins come from a genomic window of Pyxidicoccus sp. MSG2:
- a CDS encoding LptF/LptG family permease: MKGTLFGYVLRTYLRFALGILTGLVVIFVVVDFVDRAKSYTGPGWVEAAAKLYAYKALVSVQQLGPAALLLAAGTAVSALRKQGEVTAIRALTFGPSALYVPILVCSLTACVGLVAFDEWVATHAGRRVDEITTQRFNRGGDWRFYYTPKQWFRRGDRIFFLRSGSAQDGFRDVSIFTVSKEFELRQRLDAAEMHSQEGTRWRLVDVVDRSFPGEGRTSVKQLAEAEYDLGVPANVFRIRPGRPEQMRVAELREQIAARKEVGLATRQFELALHNRFAYPMAALPAALLGVGLALRTNRRGHLTAAIIEGLLTAVAMWGLMVVCRTLVLTERLPPFVAAWMPTFLLVLVAGAVWLRREGLLHLPRGRVLVR; this comes from the coding sequence GTGAAGGGCACCCTCTTCGGCTACGTGCTGCGCACGTACCTGCGCTTCGCCCTGGGCATCCTCACGGGGCTGGTCGTCATCTTCGTGGTGGTGGACTTCGTGGACCGCGCGAAGTCGTACACCGGGCCCGGCTGGGTGGAGGCCGCGGCGAAGCTGTACGCGTACAAGGCGCTGGTGTCGGTGCAGCAACTGGGGCCCGCCGCGCTGCTCCTGGCCGCGGGGACGGCGGTGTCCGCGCTGCGCAAGCAGGGCGAGGTGACGGCCATCCGCGCCCTGACGTTCGGCCCGTCCGCGTTGTACGTGCCCATCCTCGTGTGCTCGCTGACGGCGTGCGTGGGGCTGGTGGCCTTCGACGAGTGGGTGGCGACGCATGCGGGACGGCGGGTGGATGAAATCACCACCCAGCGCTTCAACCGTGGAGGCGACTGGCGCTTCTACTACACGCCGAAGCAGTGGTTCCGGCGGGGGGACCGCATCTTCTTCCTCCGCTCGGGCAGCGCGCAGGACGGCTTCCGGGACGTGTCCATCTTCACGGTGTCGAAGGAATTCGAGCTGCGCCAGCGCCTGGACGCGGCGGAGATGCACTCGCAGGAGGGCACGCGCTGGCGGCTGGTGGACGTGGTGGACCGCAGCTTCCCCGGCGAGGGCCGCACGTCCGTGAAGCAGCTCGCCGAGGCCGAGTACGATTTGGGCGTGCCGGCCAACGTCTTCCGCATCCGCCCGGGTCGGCCGGAGCAGATGCGTGTGGCGGAGCTGCGGGAGCAGATTGCCGCGCGCAAGGAGGTGGGGCTCGCGACGCGCCAGTTCGAGCTCGCGCTGCACAACCGGTTCGCCTATCCCATGGCGGCGCTGCCCGCGGCGCTGCTGGGCGTGGGGCTGGCGCTGCGCACCAACCGCCGGGGTCACCTGACGGCGGCCATCATCGAGGGGCTGCTCACGGCGGTGGCCATGTGGGGGTTGATGGTGGTCTGCCGCACGCTGGTGCTGACAGAGCGGCTGCCGCCCTTCGTGGCCGCGTGGATGCCCACCTTCCTCCTGGTGCTGGTGGCCGGGGCGGTGTGGCTGCGGCGCGAGGGCCTGCTGCACCTTCCTCGCGGCCGGGTGCTGGTGAGATAG
- a CDS encoding LptF/LptG family permease yields the protein MNRVSRYLLRELLVPLGVWVAFMFLLLFVMQFLRGTDVLLGSSVTLVDLGRLIAYLAPHFLMMALPIAFLLAILLGLGRLGEDRELTALQSLGVGPMRLLAAPMGVAATLSALMMLITSTAQPWGLTGVKELVSEVIRKNVVGDVKSGVFYEDLSDLTLYAERASTDGRWTNVLLHDDREASAPLLVLAHRGQVGVSGKGEVLRFALEDGEVHRSGRAGEDYSVIHFDKSDISVGVGVSMGQRSRFTSAKEELTPMELMQAAADAEAQGGDPRSFRMALHNRLGNALAPIAFALLGTPLAIGRRQSGRAWGYLLTLGGYVLYYLLSRAFEQMGQKGKLPVELAGQLANVIFMLVGAVALYRVNRSGTVR from the coding sequence GTGAACCGCGTCTCTCGCTACCTGCTCAGGGAGCTGCTGGTGCCGCTCGGGGTGTGGGTGGCGTTCATGTTCCTGCTCCTGTTCGTCATGCAGTTCCTGCGGGGCACGGACGTGCTGCTGGGCTCCTCGGTGACGCTGGTGGACCTGGGGCGGCTCATTGCCTACCTGGCGCCGCACTTCCTGATGATGGCGCTGCCCATCGCCTTCCTGCTGGCCATCCTCCTGGGGCTGGGGCGGCTGGGAGAAGACAGGGAGCTGACGGCGCTCCAGTCGCTGGGCGTGGGGCCGATGCGCCTGCTGGCCGCGCCGATGGGCGTGGCCGCGACGCTCAGCGCGCTGATGATGCTGATTACCTCCACCGCGCAGCCCTGGGGGCTCACCGGGGTGAAGGAATTGGTGAGCGAGGTCATCCGGAAGAACGTGGTGGGGGACGTGAAGTCCGGCGTCTTCTACGAGGACCTGAGCGACCTGACACTCTACGCGGAGCGGGCGTCGACGGACGGGCGGTGGACGAACGTGCTGCTGCACGACGACCGCGAGGCGAGCGCGCCGCTGCTGGTGCTGGCGCACCGAGGTCAGGTGGGCGTCAGCGGGAAGGGCGAGGTGCTGCGCTTCGCCCTGGAGGACGGCGAGGTCCACCGCTCCGGCCGCGCGGGCGAGGACTACAGCGTCATCCACTTCGACAAGTCGGACATCAGCGTGGGCGTGGGCGTGTCCATGGGCCAGCGCAGCCGCTTCACCTCCGCGAAGGAGGAGCTGACGCCCATGGAGCTCATGCAGGCGGCGGCCGACGCGGAGGCGCAGGGTGGAGACCCGCGCTCGTTCCGCATGGCGCTGCACAACCGGCTGGGCAACGCGCTGGCGCCCATCGCCTTCGCGCTGCTGGGCACGCCGCTGGCCATCGGCCGACGGCAGTCGGGGCGGGCCTGGGGCTATCTGCTGACGCTGGGCGGCTACGTCCTGTACTACCTGCTGAGCCGCGCCTTCGAGCAGATGGGACAGAAGGGGAAGCTGCCGGTGGAGCTGGCCGGGCAGCTGGCCAACGTCATCTTCATGCTGGTGGGCGCGGTGGCCCTCTACCGCGTGAACCGCTCGGGGACGGTCCGGTGA
- the purD gene encoding phosphoribosylamine--glycine ligase translates to MDVKVLLLGSGGREHALAWKLSQSPRLTRLLCGPGNPGTARLATNVPVRAEVPDEVVALAKREAVDLVMVGPEAPLVAGVADALAKAGIPCFGPVAGAALIEGSKAFAKEIMAEAGVPTAAFRTFTDVARAEAYAVEQGRIVVKADGLAAGKGVIVAHDVEAARAAVRAVGAMGAAGQTMVLEELLEGEEVSAMALCDGERYVMLPLSQDHKRVGDGDTGPNTGGMGAYSPAPFLTDAQLAEVGERVVAPTLAVLRRRGLPFRGVLYAGLMLTRSGPKVLEFNARFGDPETQVLMMQLGEDLLPLVDACAKGRLEPRPLVSNPGASVGVVLAAQGYPDAPRKGQRIDGLDAVPADARVFLAGVDAKDGALVTSGGRVLTVCARGEDLAQARERAYAAAEAVRFEGMHFRRDIGARGMKAAP, encoded by the coding sequence CCGCGCGGCTGGCCACCAACGTCCCGGTGCGCGCCGAAGTGCCGGACGAGGTGGTGGCGCTGGCGAAGCGCGAGGCGGTGGACCTGGTGATGGTGGGGCCGGAGGCGCCGCTGGTGGCGGGCGTGGCGGACGCGCTGGCGAAGGCCGGCATCCCCTGCTTCGGCCCGGTGGCGGGCGCGGCCCTCATCGAGGGCTCCAAGGCCTTCGCGAAGGAAATCATGGCCGAGGCGGGCGTGCCCACCGCGGCCTTCCGCACCTTCACGGACGTGGCTCGGGCAGAAGCCTACGCGGTGGAGCAGGGCCGCATCGTCGTCAAGGCGGACGGGTTGGCCGCGGGCAAGGGCGTCATCGTGGCGCACGACGTGGAGGCCGCCCGGGCGGCGGTGCGCGCGGTGGGCGCCATGGGCGCGGCGGGCCAGACGATGGTCCTGGAGGAGTTGCTGGAGGGCGAGGAGGTCTCCGCCATGGCCCTGTGCGACGGCGAGCGCTACGTCATGCTGCCCCTGTCGCAGGACCACAAGCGGGTGGGAGACGGGGACACGGGGCCCAACACCGGCGGCATGGGCGCGTACAGCCCGGCCCCCTTCCTGACCGACGCGCAATTGGCTGAAGTGGGGGAGCGCGTCGTCGCCCCCACGCTGGCCGTGCTGCGCCGGCGCGGGCTCCCGTTCCGGGGCGTGCTGTACGCGGGGCTGATGCTCACGCGCAGCGGGCCGAAGGTGCTGGAGTTCAACGCGCGCTTCGGCGACCCGGAGACGCAGGTGCTGATGATGCAGCTGGGCGAGGACCTGCTGCCGCTGGTGGACGCATGCGCGAAAGGCCGGCTGGAGCCGCGGCCGCTGGTGTCGAACCCCGGCGCATCGGTGGGCGTGGTGCTGGCCGCGCAGGGCTACCCGGACGCGCCGAGGAAGGGCCAGCGCATCGACGGGCTGGACGCGGTGCCGGCGGACGCCAGGGTGTTCCTCGCGGGCGTGGATGCGAAGGACGGCGCGCTGGTGACGAGCGGCGGCCGGGTGCTGACGGTGTGCGCGCGGGGTGAGGACCTGGCGCAAGCGCGCGAGCGGGCCTACGCGGCGGCGGAGGCGGTGCGCTTCGAGGGCATGCACTTCCGCCGGGACATCGGCGCGCGAGGGATGAAGGCCGCGCCGTGA